The genomic DNA GACTGGTGGATAAACCGCATAACACAGAAAACAGGGTAAAACCGAACAGGCTGATGACAAAGATCCGAACCGTGCCAAAGCGCCCCGCCAACCAGCCGGTTAAAGGCACACAAATGGCTTCGGCAACGGCATAGGAAGTAATCACCCAGGTGCCTTGCGATGCAGAAACCGCAAGACTGCCGGTAATATGCGGAACCGAAACATTGGCAATGGTCATGTCCAGCACGACCATAAAGTTGGCAAAGGCCAGTACAAATGCCGCCAGAAGCAGGCGGCCGCCAGTCAAGTTCGGTATAGGAGCGTAGTTCTTCATAAATGACTACTTCGAAGACAAATCGATCTTCGCTTCCATAGACAGCCCCACCCGTAACGGATGTTCAGCCAGTTCTTTGGGATCAAGCTTGATGCGAACCGGCAAGCGCTGAACCACCTTAATCCAGTTACCTGTCGCATTTTGTGCCGGAATCAATGCAAAGGCGGAACCGGTTCCGCCAGAGAAGCCTTGTACTGTGCCGTGATACTCGACTGAATCTCCGTACAGGTCAGAGGTTAAGACTGCTTTTTGACCGGGACGGACTTTTTCCAGCTGACTTTCTTTAAAATTGGCATCGACATACAGTTGTGAGGTCGGCACCACCATCATCAAGACAGTACCCGGTGCCACACGCTGACCAACCTGAATATTACGGCGTGTCACGACGCCATCAAATGGTGCCTTGATTTCAGTACGCTCCACATCTAACACAGCCTGCTTTAATTTGGCCTGTGCCACCAAAACATCAGGCGTGCTATTTTCATTGGCGCCGCGAATCAGTGCTTCATTGGCCGCCAAATTGCTTTGTGCCGCTTTTTGGCTGGATTTAGCTTGTGCCAAACCGGCTTGAGCCGATTCATAAACCGCTTTGGCGGTATTCAGTGCGCTTTGTGCCGTACTGAGTTCTTCTTTAGAAATGGCGCCAGAGGCACTGAGTTTTTCACGACGGCTTAAGTCATCTTGTGCCTTATCCATTTCAGCTTTGGCCTCGGCCACTTTGGCTTCAGCACTATGAATGGCATCATCACTGACAAAAATTTGTGAATTCAGTGAGCTGCTATTGGCTTGCGTCTGTTTATATTGACGCTGTGCCTTGACCAGTTCTGCTTTGGCTGCAGCAAGAGCAATTTCTGCATCGCGCTGATCAACACGAACCAGCAACTGACCTTTTTTGACCGTTTGAGTATCACTGACCAATACCTGTTCAACCTGTCCAGTCACCATAGAAGTGATTGAGGCCGTTTCTGCACCTACATAGGCATTATCGGTATCGACAGAATGATTGAAAAATAATGTCCAGATGGCATATAAAATCACAGCAAGGATTAAAATCAGTGCCACAAATCCCAAAGCCTTTTTTCGTTTTGCCTTGAGTTGCTGGTCAGTCACCTGTTCAGACTGTTGAGCATCTGGCGGCGTAATTTGAACATCTGTCATGCATGTTTCCTAAATCCAACAGCCCCCATCAGCAAGCAGCCCTGATCTGCCACCTTGACAATAGGCATCTAGATCGTAGTAAGCTCATCTTGATGGGACGTTATTCTTGTAAAAATTTTTGATGCATTTTAAGAGTAAAAAATCATATTTTGAGAATAAAAATGTAACTCACCAGTTTCCAAAACAAATTCGGTACCAGATTTTCATTCAATGCCACATATTGACCTGACTTCTGCTTAGCTGGCTTCAAACAAGTTTAATAAGCATAAGAAGCGATGGCGGTTGCAATCGCTTTGCCTTCATCATTGACTAAGGTCATGCGCATGGTGCAACCTTTCCGACCTAAACGCAAAGTCTCGGCACGTGCAGTAAAAGAATTGCCGCGACCCGGTGCAAGATAATCGACCCGCATATCAACTGTTGCCAAACGGGATACCTTCTTAATCGTCTCGGGCAAATCATCAGGAGTGGCTTTCTTGTACAGCTCCCCCATGGCCACAATCCCGCCAATACTGTCTAAAATGGTCGCCGCAACACCGCCATGCAAAATCTGAAATGCCACATTGCCAATCATATACGGCTGCATGTCGATATGGGCTTCAATCTGCCCATCTACCACCCGCATGTTCATGCCATTGTGCTGAAAAAAAGGAGATTTATTAAAAGCCTTGCATAACTGGTTCAGCAATACATCAATATCAACTTTCGAGCCGAAATGTATATGACCGGTCCAACTTTTTTCTGTTTCGTTTACCATTCGCTCGAATTTCCTGATTGAATAAAAATCTGTTAAACATCACCCAAAAACATATTCTAGGGCTACAATAGCCAAAGTTTAATACTGATCATTGAGATTGTTATGACCTATACGTTCAATCGTCCAGCATTTCCCGCTACCCGCATGCGCCGCATCCGTAAAAATGACCAATTACGTGCCATGGTACGCGAAACCCAGCTGACGACCGATCATCTCATTTACCCAGTATTCGTCCTTCCGGGGCAGAACCAAACCCAAGACATTCCAAGTATGCCGAATGTACAGCGTCTGTCTGCCGATCTACTGTTAAAAAAATCCGAACGTCTACTGGAATTGGGCGTTTCTAAATTAGCGCTCTTTCCTGTTACTCCACAAGAAGACAAAAGTCTGTCCGCCGAAGCTGCATGGCGTGAGGACGGTCTGGTCCAAAATACCGTTCGCCTGCTAAAAAAAGAATTGCCAGAAATGGTGCTGATCACGGATGGCGCTTTAGACCCGTATACTACGCATGGTCAGGACGGCATCATTGATGACACAGGCTATGTACTGAATGATGAAACCGTTGAATGCCTGATCAAGCAGGCACTCAGTCATGCCGAAGCTGGTGCAGATGTGGTTGCGCCGAGTGACATGATGGATGGTCGGATTGGTGCTATTCGTAATGCGCTGGAAGCCAACGGTCATATCTATACCAATATCATGGCTTATTCAGCAAAATATGCTTCCAGTTTTTACGGTCCATTCCGTGATGCAGTCGGTTCATCGACGAACCTGAAAGGTGGCAACAAGTACAATTACCAGATGGACATCGGCAACCGTGCCGAAGCCCTGCATGAAATTGCCCTGGATATTCAGGAAGGTGCAGACATGGTGATTGTCAAACCGGGCATGCCTTATCTGGATATCGTCCGTGAAGTGAAAGATACCTTTGGCGTGCCGACTTTCGTTTATCAGGTCAGCGGTGAATACGCCATGCTGGCGGGTGCCATTCAAAATGGCTGGCTATCCGACAGTGTGATTATTGAATCACTGATGAGTTGCCGCCGTGCCGGTGCTGATGGCATCTGGACCTACTTTGCCGAAGAAGCGGCTCTTAAACTGAAAGACATGAAATAAGGATTTGTGGTCTAAGCGATGAAAATTGCCATTATTGGAGCAGGCATTAGCGGTCTGCTGTCTGCTCTAGAGCTGGTGGAACAGGGATGTTCCGTGATGATTTTCGATCAGCAGCAGGCAGGAAAAGCTGCCTCTTGGGCGGGTGGAGGGATTCTCTCCCCGATGTATCCGTGGCGCTATCCGCAAGCCGTAAATCAGCTGGCGCAATATGGCAAATCATTGTATTTAGACTGGAATAAAAAGTTAAAGCTTGTTTCAGGCATTGATTTTGAAATTCATGAAAGCGGTATGCTGATTTTTGATGAAGCTGATTTTGAAAGCGGTCTGAATTATGCCGAGCAGTTTCAGGAACCAATGCAGCAATGTGAATATTTACAACAGGAACAGATTGAACAGCTAAATCCTTTTATTGACGCCAAATTTCAACACGCCATTTATTTCCCCCAGATTGCCAATGTCAGAAACCCGCGCTTACTGCAATCCATGGTTGCCTATTTAAAGCAGCATCCACAAGTCGAATTTATTGAGCACTGCCCGATTGAGCAGTTCAATATCGCCAATGGCCAAGTGCAGTCCATAGCTGCTAAAAATGGCAAAACTTATGATGCAGATCAGTTTGTTATCACCACCGGCGCATGGTCGCAGTGCTGGTCTGAACAACTGGATCTTGAGATTCCAGTTCGTCCGGTTCAGGGACAGATGGTGCTGTTTAAAACCCCGGCAAACTGGTTGCCAACCATGTGCATGAATGATGTGATGTATTTAATTCCACGTCTAGACGGTCATGTGGTCTGTGGTTCCAGCATGGCGGATTGCGGTTTTGACACCACCCCAACAGTAGCAACCAAACAGAAAATTTTAGAAGCCTGTTTCGAGATGGTGCCCGAACTGGCAGCGTTCCCTATCGAAAAACAGTGGGCTGGTTTAAGACCCGGCTCCCCAACGGGTATTCCTTACATCGGGAAAATACCCGAGATGAAGAATTTGTGGGCCAACTTTGGACATTTCCGTAACGGCTTATGTATGGGGCCTGCCTCTGCACAATTGCTCAGACAGCTGATGCTGGGCCAAACTCCTCTCGTAAACCCAGCAGCTTATAGCCCTGCTCGTCTCAAATCTGAAGCAGAGTTAATAGTTCACTAATATCTCTTCTAAAGCGCTGTTCAAGGTCGGATATTTAAACTCAAAACCGGCCTCTTGCAGGGCTATGGACGCGACATATTGACCATTTAATACCAGTTGTGACTGCTCACCCAGCATCCATCGCAAAACGAAAGCCGGTAAAAAGAACACAGGTTTACGTTTTAAAACTTGTGCCGCTGTTTTGACAAACTGCACTTGCAAGACTTTTTCAGGTGACACAAGATTAAATATTTGTGCTTCAGTTTCATTGAGCATTAAAAATTCGATGGCACGCAGCACATCTTGCACATGCACCCAAACTACGGGTTGCCGCCCGTGTCCAATCCGTCCCACCAAATTCAGTTTAATGGGGAATAACATACGCGGCAAAATTCCGCCATTTTTCCCAAATACAATGCCAAGACGAATAATCTTGGTTTTTTGCTGCGTAAAACTGAGGGCTGCCTGCTCCCATAACTGGCACAATTCCGACATAAAAATAGACTGTGGTGCAGACTGTTCTGTATATGTTTCTAACCATTGTTCAGTCGGATCTATACCATAGTATCCGACTGCAGAACCGGAAATAATCCGCTTTGGAAAAATCTGTCTTTTTCCCAGGTATCGATAGAGCTGCTGCGTGGTTTCTACCCGGCTCTTCATCAGTTGTTGTTTTCTTTTCGCTGTCCAGCGTCCCTGTCCAATACTTTCACCAGCCAGGTTGATGACATAATCAATGCGGTCGGTTTTCAGCTCATCTAAATGCTGAATCCAGGTCAGATCGGGATGATTTGAGCGTTTATTTTTCTGGCGGGTCAGCCCCACCACGGCATAATCACGAGCCAGCAAATAAGGCAACAGATGCGAGCCGATAAAACCACTGCCGCCGGTAATCAAGACACATGCTTTTTGCATTTTAGACGTACTCATGTTTTTCTTATCTATAGATCAAGATGGTATAAAACTCAAGCCTACATCAGGGTCGTTTAGCCAAACATTTTTTGCGCCATGCGCTGCGCCTGTTTACCATAAAACCAATAGGTCAAAAGATAAAGTGGAATGGCAATCAGCAAAACCATGATCAGCACCATACTCATAAATTGCGGATTTTTGAGATATAAAAGAAAATTCTGCCAAACTTCGGGATCATTCTTGGCAAAAAGGACAATGCCGAGTAATAAAAAGGCCAGGTTATAGCCCCAGAAAATCAGGCTAAATCCCAAAGTAATTTTTTTTTGTTCTTGAGCAGTTGGTGCTCGTCGTTGTTGTTTTAAAAACTTATACAGCACTAAAATCATGGCTGTTAAATAAGGCACGATGGTCAAAATGCCACCCATGCCGGTTGGCAGTAAAGCAGCCAATACACCACAGATACAGGTAAAAATAAAACAGAAGAGAAAAAACCATAAAAAATATCGGGTTAATGACACAATGAGCCTGCATAAGCAACTTTTAGATGATCAGTATAAAAAAAAATGAGTTTTTTTTCATTTTATTGTCAACCAATCTGTAAAGCTCTGCGTTATATAAGGTATGAAGTTCATGAACCGTTAATTTGTACCGGCATCCACAATATTTTCGGTGAACTTTTCTAAAGCAATAAACTTGGTTTCAGGTTTTAGTGAGGAACAGCAGCCCAAGCTAAAACTTGCAACAGATTTTTTGACCGACGATTTCATCATCACTCGAATCGTCGGTCTTTTATTTTCTACATTCTATTTTAATCCTAACGTTCAGTCTGGGAATAGATCTATGTCTTGCATAAATCACTCTTTTTATAAAATAACAAATGAGTAAACCATTCAAAATTGATTTACCCATGCCGTGATTTATTTCATCCCAAAGATTAACTTCAATCCCAACAGCGTCATAATGCCACCAGCAGCACGGTCAAAAGCGGCTTTAAATTTCAAATAGACACGACGTGGCTTTTCCGCCGACAAGGCCACTGCAACCAGTGAGCACCAGGCTGCATCAATAAAGAAACACAGTAGCGGCAACACAAAATAATAATAGGTCGGAATTTCTTTGGGTAAAAGTGCGGTAAAAATACTGGCCAGCACAATCGCAATTTTTGGATTGGAAAGCTGGGTAATTAAGCCCGTGGTGAAGGCACGGCGCAATGACATCTGAGTGTGTGAATTAGGGGCAGATTCAATCGGTTCTTTAGCATGTTTAATAATTTTAAACGCCAGCCAGAGTAGATATACGCCACCGCAGATTTTTAAAGCCAGATAGGCAGATGGCACCGCCAATAGAAATGCCTGTAATCCAAGTACGGCCAACAAGCCAAAAATAGCAGCGCCTGTGCCTGTACCTAAAGCGGTAAACAAACCATGCTTGCGTGAAATCCCAATTGAATTTTTAGCGACATAAATCGAAGTCGGTCCAGGACTCATTGCACCTAACATTAAAGCAAATGCAATTGAGCCCAAAATCCAAAATGATTCCACAAGTCCACCTACTGAAATTAATTCCGCGGCAATTTTACAATTTAAAAGGCTGAATATCTCCCTGAATTTCACCTCTTTTTCAGAATTTCACCGCATCATTCACCAAGAATTAAATAAATCACCTAATAAATCCCTAAGGAGGCAATCAAATCCCTCATTTATTAGATAAAATGAACAGAAGTATGGCTACTGCGTAGCGAGAGATATGGGAGAATATAAAATAAAGGTTTATATGGTAAAAGATCGTTACAGTTACAATGAAATTGGCTGCATACATATATTTTTATGACAGTACTCAAATAGAAAAAAAATCCGCCCAGCATTTCAGTAATAATTTTTTAGATACATATAAATTCAGACCTGCCAATTGGCAGGTCAAGCTTGATTTAGCGCGAGATTAAATATCGGTTTCAGCTCAGTTTACTCTTGAGCTATTGGCTGTATTTCACGTGCGCCAAGCGGCGCAAGCCTATAATCTTGATCATGCACCGGCACACCGCCAATAATCATGCTACGAACTTCGGTTTTTGGCTTGTTATAATCATCTTTCGCATCACATGCTGTCAGCAATAGCAGCACGCAAACAAATAAACCCACGGATAGCGTCTTCATCACATATCCTCTTTTTCATCATTGTTATATCTTTTAGATTAACACTAATGAGTATTTTTCAATCATTATTTTTATCATTTTAATTCAATCATTTAAGATATATTTACAAATAAGATCTCTATAAATATGAGCAAGAACAAAAATCTTCAATAACTATTGTCAGGTCACTCCTTATATTAAAATATCACTTTGATGATCCTGATGAAAACAGCGTGCCATAGATCATCCTATTTTACGTACAATACAGTCTCATATTTATGGACCATAATGAAATGTTTGACCATATTGCCCAGTCAGTCACTTATCAGCACATTCAGCTGAATGCCCCCGTTACAGTGACTGTGAAGTGTTTGGATCAGATTCATCCTCAAATTTCGGGCAACAAGTTTTTTAAACTGAAATACAATTTTCTGGAAGCAGAGCAGCAAGGCTTTAAAAAAGTCCTAACTTTTGGCGGTGCCTACTCCAATCATATTGCTGCCACCGCTTATGCAGCACATTTGTTTGGCTTTGCCAGTGTAGGCATTATTCGCGGTGAAGAACTCAAAGATAAAGCACTCAATCCTACCCTTGCCACAGCGCAACAATCTGGTATGCAACTGCATTTTGTCTCCCGCCAACAATATCGTGAAAAAACCAGTTCTGAATTTCTCGAACAATTACAACAAAGCTATCCAGAGCATTACATCATTCCCGAAGGTGGAACCAATTCTCTTTCCATTCAGGGCTGCAAGGA from Acinetobacter sp. CS-2 includes the following:
- a CDS encoding 1-aminocyclopropane-1-carboxylate deaminase/D-cysteine desulfhydrase, whose protein sequence is MFDHIAQSVTYQHIQLNAPVTVTVKCLDQIHPQISGNKFFKLKYNFLEAEQQGFKKVLTFGGAYSNHIAATAYAAHLFGFASVGIIRGEELKDKALNPTLATAQQSGMQLHFVSRQQYREKTSSEFLEQLQQSYPEHYIIPEGGTNSLSIQGCKEILTAGDQHNYDVICCAVGTGGTITGLIEASAAHQTVLGFSALKGDFLKSDVKQWTTKKNWKITDAYCCGGYAKTSPELLQFMQCFEAEHHIPLEQVYTAKMMYGLMDLVAQNHFPAGSRILVIHTGGLQGRHPDADLS
- a CDS encoding thioesterase family protein, translating into MVNETEKSWTGHIHFGSKVDIDVLLNQLCKAFNKSPFFQHNGMNMRVVDGQIEAHIDMQPYMIGNVAFQILHGGVAATILDSIGGIVAMGELYKKATPDDLPETIKKVSRLATVDMRVDYLAPGRGNSFTARAETLRLGRKGCTMRMTLVNDEGKAIATAIASYAY
- a CDS encoding HlyD family efflux transporter periplasmic adaptor subunit; protein product: MTDVQITPPDAQQSEQVTDQQLKAKRKKALGFVALILILAVILYAIWTLFFNHSVDTDNAYVGAETASITSMVTGQVEQVLVSDTQTVKKGQLLVRVDQRDAEIALAAAKAELVKAQRQYKQTQANSSSLNSQIFVSDDAIHSAEAKVAEAKAEMDKAQDDLSRREKLSASGAISKEELSTAQSALNTAKAVYESAQAGLAQAKSSQKAAQSNLAANEALIRGANENSTPDVLVAQAKLKQAVLDVERTEIKAPFDGVVTRRNIQVGQRVAPGTVLMMVVPTSQLYVDANFKESQLEKVRPGQKAVLTSDLYGDSVEYHGTVQGFSGGTGSAFALIPAQNATGNWIKVVQRLPVRIKLDPKELAEHPLRVGLSMEAKIDLSSK
- a CDS encoding TIGR01777 family oxidoreductase; this translates as MQKACVLITGGSGFIGSHLLPYLLARDYAVVGLTRQKNKRSNHPDLTWIQHLDELKTDRIDYVINLAGESIGQGRWTAKRKQQLMKSRVETTQQLYRYLGKRQIFPKRIISGSAVGYYGIDPTEQWLETYTEQSAPQSIFMSELCQLWEQAALSFTQQKTKIIRLGIVFGKNGGILPRMLFPIKLNLVGRIGHGRQPVVWVHVQDVLRAIEFLMLNETEAQIFNLVSPEKVLQVQFVKTAAQVLKRKPVFFLPAFVLRWMLGEQSQLVLNGQYVASIALQEAGFEFKYPTLNSALEEILVNY
- a CDS encoding LysE family translocator, giving the protein MESFWILGSIAFALMLGAMSPGPTSIYVAKNSIGISRKHGLFTALGTGTGAAIFGLLAVLGLQAFLLAVPSAYLALKICGGVYLLWLAFKIIKHAKEPIESAPNSHTQMSLRRAFTTGLITQLSNPKIAIVLASIFTALLPKEIPTYYYFVLPLLCFFIDAAWCSLVAVALSAEKPRRVYLKFKAAFDRAAGGIMTLLGLKLIFGMK
- a CDS encoding ABZJ_00895 family protein — its product is MVSLTRYFLWFFLFCFIFTCICGVLAALLPTGMGGILTIVPYLTAMILVLYKFLKQQRRAPTAQEQKKITLGFSLIFWGYNLAFLLLGIVLFAKNDPEVWQNFLLYLKNPQFMSMVLIMVLLIAIPLYLLTYWFYGKQAQRMAQKMFG
- the hemB gene encoding porphobilinogen synthase, whose translation is MTYTFNRPAFPATRMRRIRKNDQLRAMVRETQLTTDHLIYPVFVLPGQNQTQDIPSMPNVQRLSADLLLKKSERLLELGVSKLALFPVTPQEDKSLSAEAAWREDGLVQNTVRLLKKELPEMVLITDGALDPYTTHGQDGIIDDTGYVLNDETVECLIKQALSHAEAGADVVAPSDMMDGRIGAIRNALEANGHIYTNIMAYSAKYASSFYGPFRDAVGSSTNLKGGNKYNYQMDIGNRAEALHEIALDIQEGADMVIVKPGMPYLDIVREVKDTFGVPTFVYQVSGEYAMLAGAIQNGWLSDSVIIESLMSCRRAGADGIWTYFAEEAALKLKDMK
- a CDS encoding NF038215 family lipoprotein — encoded protein: MKTLSVGLFVCVLLLLTACDAKDDYNKPKTEVRSMIIGGVPVHDQDYRLAPLGAREIQPIAQE
- the thiO gene encoding glycine oxidase ThiO, giving the protein MKIAIIGAGISGLLSALELVEQGCSVMIFDQQQAGKAASWAGGGILSPMYPWRYPQAVNQLAQYGKSLYLDWNKKLKLVSGIDFEIHESGMLIFDEADFESGLNYAEQFQEPMQQCEYLQQEQIEQLNPFIDAKFQHAIYFPQIANVRNPRLLQSMVAYLKQHPQVEFIEHCPIEQFNIANGQVQSIAAKNGKTYDADQFVITTGAWSQCWSEQLDLEIPVRPVQGQMVLFKTPANWLPTMCMNDVMYLIPRLDGHVVCGSSMADCGFDTTPTVATKQKILEACFEMVPELAAFPIEKQWAGLRPGSPTGIPYIGKIPEMKNLWANFGHFRNGLCMGPASAQLLRQLMLGQTPLVNPAAYSPARLKSEAELIVH